The Candidatus Koribacter versatilis Ellin345 genome has a segment encoding these proteins:
- a CDS encoding DUF4337 domain-containing protein — MESAGEELNELHEQAEHAEHTKMIEVSFTMSVLAVLLAAATLLGHRAHTEEVVLSNDRTDQYNFYQFKKERGVLADQEADVLTVLAAEVKDEHSRENIDKLKDKYVERSKKEREDIDKINDKAKEIEKEKEVLTHKADRFDLAEGFLEVALVICSLTLLTSNRAFWLAGIAIGVAGVVVVVLGLLLH, encoded by the coding sequence ATGGAAAGCGCCGGCGAAGAACTGAACGAATTGCACGAGCAGGCGGAACACGCCGAGCACACCAAGATGATCGAGGTGAGCTTCACCATGAGTGTGTTGGCCGTGCTGCTGGCGGCGGCGACGCTGCTCGGGCATCGCGCGCACACGGAAGAGGTGGTGCTCTCCAACGACCGCACTGACCAGTACAACTTCTACCAGTTCAAAAAAGAGCGCGGGGTTTTGGCTGACCAGGAGGCCGATGTGCTCACGGTCCTCGCTGCTGAAGTGAAAGATGAACACTCACGCGAGAACATCGACAAGCTGAAGGACAAGTATGTTGAGCGCTCTAAGAAAGAGCGCGAGGACATCGACAAGATCAACGACAAAGCCAAAGAAATCGAAAAGGAGAAAGAGGTACTAACGCACAAGGCGGACCGTTTCGATCTTGCGGAGGGCTTTTTGGAAGTCGCGTTGGTGATCTGCTCGCTGACACTCCTCACCAGCAACCGGGCGTTCTGGTTGGCAGGAATCGCGATTGGCGTGGCGGGCGTGGTCGTGGTCGTTCTTGGATTGCTGTTGCACTAA